A single window of Luteitalea sp. DNA harbors:
- the msrA gene encoding peptide-methionine (S)-S-oxide reductase MsrA, whose product MFEEKLRMPTPEQALPGRAERMPIPSRHFVSNAPLDGPFPDGLALALFGMGCFWGAERTFWHAPGVFSTTVGYAGGHTPNPTYNEVCSGHTGHAEVVRVVFDPVVTSYETLLKLFWEGHDPTQGMRQGNDVGTQYRSVIFHYSDTQRLAAETSREIYQRELGSARYGQITTEILPAPDFYFAEDYHQQYLGKNPGGYCGHGGTGVGCPVGVVSAAAR is encoded by the coding sequence ATGTTTGAAGAGAAACTGCGGATGCCAACGCCGGAACAGGCGCTCCCAGGTCGTGCCGAGCGCATGCCGATCCCCTCACGCCATTTCGTGAGCAACGCACCGCTCGACGGCCCGTTTCCTGATGGCCTGGCGCTCGCCCTGTTTGGGATGGGCTGTTTCTGGGGCGCCGAGCGGACGTTCTGGCACGCACCAGGTGTCTTCTCCACGACCGTGGGATACGCCGGTGGCCACACACCGAACCCGACCTACAACGAGGTCTGCTCCGGGCACACCGGACATGCCGAAGTCGTGCGGGTCGTCTTCGATCCGGTCGTGACGAGCTATGAAACCCTGCTGAAGCTCTTCTGGGAGGGTCACGATCCGACGCAAGGCATGCGTCAGGGGAACGACGTCGGCACGCAATACCGCTCGGTGATCTTCCACTACTCGGACACACAGCGGCTGGCGGCTGAGACATCGCGTGAGATCTATCAGCGCGAGCTCGGGAGCGCGCGATACGGCCAGATCACGACCGAGATCTTGCCGGCGCCGGATTTCTATTTCGCCGAGGACTATCACCAGCAGTACCTGGGCAAGAACCCAGGCGGCTACTGCGGCCACGGTGGCACAGGCGTCGGCTGTCCGGTTGGGGTCGTCTCGGCGGCGGCGCGCTGA
- a CDS encoding prolyl oligopeptidase family serine peptidase gives MLAFLLVLPSFAGQPQAQREAFTLEQVLGFTFPSELTASPSGSRVAWALLQRGVRSLWVADGPQFEPRQLFSSEGEDGQELTHLAFSADGRHLVYVRGGDHGSNWAAEGNLMPNPTSSPVEPKTQVWAVAVDGGGEPTLIGEGDEPVLAPQDDGVVFKKGRELWAASIDGRTRAARLFFARGDSESPEWSPDGKTLAFVSNRGDQSYIGLYGSAEEPLRYLAPSSSRDSMPRWSPDGTRIAFVRRPGRGGPMPSPLEPEPQPWAIWLADVETGHAREVWTSPETARGSYPRVAGGANLMWGTDDRLVFLSYHDGWPHLYAVDTTAENGEPQLLTPGELMVEHMTLTPDRSSVIYSANTGDDEQDGERRHLFMVSVDGGSPTALTSGTGLEWAPTITGDGESIAYLASTAAQPPLPVVRALGESSEPRTLLSDQLSPDFPANALVEPEDVVINALDGTRVHAQLFKQVAGPSRRPAIVFAHGGPARQMLLGWHYMFYYANTYAMNQYLASRGYIVLSVNYRLGIGYGFEFHQPPRAGVRGASEYQDVLAAGGYLQKRVDVDPARIGIWGGSYGGYLTALGLAQNSDVFAAGADLHGVHNRLQLASTEQQAAALAGDGITRADLEEAAKVAWESAPAAHVKTWRSPVLLVHGDDDRNVRVEQTVDLVQRLRAAEVPFEEIIIPDDIHDFLLYRNWLRVYRAVADFFDRHLHPEKGTG, from the coding sequence CTGCTCGCCTTCCTGCTCGTGCTCCCCTCGTTTGCCGGACAGCCGCAGGCGCAACGCGAGGCGTTTACGTTGGAACAGGTGCTCGGCTTCACGTTCCCCAGCGAGCTGACGGCCTCACCTTCCGGATCGCGTGTCGCGTGGGCGCTCCTGCAGCGGGGTGTGCGCAGCCTGTGGGTCGCCGACGGCCCGCAATTCGAGCCACGGCAACTCTTCTCCTCGGAGGGCGAGGATGGGCAGGAGTTGACGCATCTGGCGTTTTCCGCGGACGGTCGCCATCTCGTCTACGTGCGAGGCGGCGACCACGGCTCGAACTGGGCGGCCGAAGGTAACTTGATGCCGAACCCCACGAGCAGCCCGGTGGAGCCGAAGACGCAGGTGTGGGCTGTGGCCGTTGATGGCGGCGGCGAACCGACGCTCATTGGCGAAGGTGACGAGCCCGTGCTGGCACCGCAGGATGACGGCGTCGTGTTCAAGAAAGGTCGCGAGCTCTGGGCCGCGTCAATCGATGGTCGCACGCGCGCAGCACGTCTCTTCTTCGCGCGCGGCGACAGCGAATCGCCCGAGTGGTCGCCCGACGGCAAGACGCTCGCGTTCGTGTCCAACCGCGGCGACCAGAGTTACATCGGTCTCTACGGGTCGGCGGAAGAGCCCCTCCGCTATCTCGCGCCGTCGTCGTCACGTGACTCGATGCCCCGCTGGTCGCCCGACGGCACACGTATCGCGTTCGTGCGGCGGCCTGGGCGTGGCGGCCCGATGCCCTCGCCGCTCGAGCCCGAGCCGCAGCCGTGGGCCATTTGGCTGGCTGATGTGGAAACCGGCCACGCGCGCGAGGTTTGGACAAGTCCAGAGACAGCGCGCGGCTCCTATCCCCGCGTGGCGGGCGGGGCCAACCTGATGTGGGGCACGGATGATCGCCTCGTGTTCCTCAGTTATCACGACGGATGGCCACACCTATACGCGGTCGACACCACCGCCGAGAACGGCGAGCCGCAGCTCCTTACGCCGGGAGAGCTCATGGTCGAGCACATGACGCTCACGCCAGATCGCAGCTCTGTGATCTACAGTGCGAATACGGGCGATGATGAGCAGGATGGTGAACGACGGCACCTGTTCATGGTGTCGGTCGACGGAGGCAGCCCAACCGCGCTGACCTCCGGCACCGGGCTCGAATGGGCGCCAACGATCACCGGTGACGGCGAGTCCATCGCCTATCTCGCCTCCACGGCCGCGCAACCTCCGCTGCCTGTCGTGCGCGCGCTTGGTGAGAGCAGCGAGCCACGCACGCTGCTCAGCGATCAGCTCTCGCCTGATTTTCCTGCCAACGCGCTGGTCGAGCCGGAGGATGTGGTCATCAACGCGCTCGATGGCACTCGCGTGCATGCGCAGCTCTTCAAGCAGGTGGCTGGCCCCTCACGTCGCCCGGCCATTGTGTTCGCACACGGCGGTCCGGCGCGACAAATGCTGCTCGGCTGGCACTACATGTTCTATTACGCGAACACGTACGCGATGAATCAGTACTTGGCGAGCCGTGGCTACATCGTGCTGTCGGTCAACTATCGACTTGGTATTGGGTACGGCTTCGAGTTCCACCAGCCGCCACGCGCGGGAGTGCGCGGCGCGTCGGAATACCAGGACGTGCTCGCGGCCGGAGGATACCTGCAGAAGCGCGTGGATGTCGATCCGGCTCGCATCGGCATCTGGGGTGGGTCCTACGGTGGATACCTGACCGCGCTCGGGCTGGCGCAGAATTCTGACGTCTTCGCGGCTGGGGCCGACTTGCATGGCGTGCACAACCGCCTCCAGCTTGCTTCCACAGAACAGCAGGCGGCGGCGCTGGCAGGTGACGGCATCACGCGTGCGGATCTCGAGGAAGCCGCCAAGGTCGCGTGGGAGTCTGCGCCCGCGGCGCACGTGAAGACCTGGCGCTCACCCGTGCTGCTGGTGCACGGAGACGACGATCGAAACGTTCGCGTCGAGCAGACGGTGGATCTCGTGCAACGGCTTCGAGCCGCGGAGGTGCCGTTCGAGGAGATCATCATCCCGGACGACATCCACGACTTTCTGCTCTATCGCAATTGGCTCCGCGTCTACCGAGCCGTCGCGGACTTCTTCGATCGCCACCTGCACCCCGAAAAAGGAACCGGGTAG